In Monodelphis domestica isolate mMonDom1 chromosome 3, mMonDom1.pri, whole genome shotgun sequence, the following proteins share a genomic window:
- the PLIN5 gene encoding perilipin-5 has protein sequence MSKGEEEQTADPVALEEEQQPQDESLVNRVVNLPLVSTTYAKASAMYSSTKENHPYLNSLCKVAERSLQGLTTRAFQGAQPFLTLLEPQIASVNRYACRGLDKLEEKLPFLRQQSQEVVTSAKDAVTSSVTGVVGLAHRSRRWSVDLTRSVVTSGVDTVMGTRMGQMVTNGVDVMLDKSEELIDHFLPMTDEEHDELATAAAAEGGAPAPGADQSQPGYFVRLGSLSSRLRQRVYQHSLGKLRQSKHQAQESLTQLQNALEMIHCMKHGPDPTFQGGQGRLQELWQDWSHQDKECHRSQVESQTLDLSRDLTQELQATCGTLAASVQGLPPAIQAKVLEVQQSVEELHRAFSAARSFHDLPPAILAKGRGHVAQAHTTVDELLDFVLQSIPLPWLVGPFSPLIVERACTPQDLMDQVDEVVVGRRPSLLEDRWADMDWVAQQEAWRAAHEVGPQVPLVEVEEPPTPPSQEVKKPTIMPELDF, from the exons ATgtcaaaaggagaggaagagcaaACAGCAGATCCTGTCGCACTGGAAGAGGAGCAGCAGCCCCAGGATGAA AGCCTAGTGAACCGAGTGGTCAATCTGCCTCTGGTCAGCACAACCTATGCCAAGGCATCAGCCATGTACAGCTCTACCAAGGAAAATCACCCTTATCTGAACTCTCTGTGTAAAGTGGCTGAGCGTAGCCTTCAAGGCCTAACCACCAGAGCCTTCCAAGGGGCCCAGCCTTTCCTCACCCTTCTGGAGCCACAGA TTGCTTCAGTGAACAGATATGCCTGCAGGGGCCTGGACAAGCTGGAGGAGAAGTTGCCCTTCCTCCGGCAACAGTCTCAGGAG GTGGTGACATCAGCCAAGGACGCAGTGACCAGCAGCGTAACTGGAGTGGTGGGCCTGGCCCACAGGAGTCGTCGATGGAGTGTGGATCTGACCCGCTCAGTGGTGACCAGTGGTGTAGACACAGTAATGGGCACCCGCATGGGGCAGATGGTGACCAACGGTGTGGATGTCATGCTGGACAAGTCTGAAGAACTCATTGATCACTTTCTACCCATGACTGATGAGGAACACG ATGAGCTGGCCACGGCCGCGGCAGCTGAAGGGGGCGCCCCGGCCCCAGGGGCAGACCAGAGCCAGCCCGGCTACTTTGTTCGGCTGGGATCGCTGTCATCTCGACTCCGCCAGAGGGTCTACCAGCACTCGCTGGGCAAACTCCGCCAGAGCAAGCACCAGGCCCAGGAATCTCTGACCCAGCTACAGAACGCTCTGGAGATG ATCCACTGCATGAAGCATGGCCCCGATCCCACCTTCCAGGGGGGCCAGGGAAGGTTGCAGGAGCTGTGGCAAGACTGGAGTCACCAGGATAAGGAATGCCACCGGAGCCAG GTGGAATCCCAGACCCTGGACCTGTCCCGAGACCTGACTCAGGAGCTACAGGCCACATGTGGGACTCTGGCAGCTAGCGTGCAGGGACTGCCCCCAGCCATCCAGGCCAAGGTGCTGGAAGTCCAGCAGAGCGTGGAGGAGTTGCACCGGGCCTTCTCGGCCGCCCGCTCTTTCCACGATCTGCCGCCGGCCATTCTGGCAAAGGGCCGGGGCCACGTGGCACAGGCTCACACCACTGTGGATGAGCTCCTGGATTTCGTCCTACAGAGCATCCCCCTGCCCTGGCTGGTGGGGCCCTTCTCCCCCTTAATAGTGGAGCGGGCCTGTACCCCACAGGACCTGATGGACCAGGTCGATGAGGTGGTGGTGGGCCGTAGGCCTAGCTTGCTGGAGGACCGGTGGGCCGATATGGATTGGGTGGCCCAGCAGGAAGCATGGCGAGCTGCTCATGAGGTGGGCCCGCAGGTCCCCCTGGTGGAAGTAGAAGAACCACCCACGCCCCCAAGCCAGGAGGTCAAGAAGCCAACGATCATGCCGGAGCTAGACTTCTAA
- the LRG1 gene encoding leucine-rich alpha-2-glycoprotein, with amino-acid sequence MGSSRPMQLLLFLLLFPSFGQGVPQCPEACKCTLSVNGTSVICGPLDSFPKSFPMDTISISVEYTNLSQLSSDALRGLPNLKELHLAGNRIDSLSPGLLMSTPALEVLDLTGNALTGLPSGLFRNSEALHSLVLKGNKLNTLQVDWLEGLVALNWLDVSENQLQKLPPDLLLNLTRLQTLDLSDNMLLELPSNLLQGLSALKKLHLEDNKLQTLADGTFSTTPYLCHLFLQGNRLDSLPSNIFSNLTELDMLDLSNNSLAQVPDGLLDRVGLPQHQMKDGFDLSGNPWNCDEKLHGLYSWLLINQDRMFFKDKTLCVGPKDQAGQRLLEVAKKRVSPKQ; translated from the coding sequence ATGGGCAGCTCTCGACCCATGCAGTTGCTGCTATTTCTTCTGCTGTTCCCATCTTTTGGCCAAGGGGTACCCCAGTGCCCAGAGGCCTGCAAATGTACCTTGTCAGTCAATGGCACATCAGTCATCTGTGGTCCCCTGGACAGCTTCCCAAAGAGCTTTCCCATGGATACTATTTCCATCTCTGTAGAATATACTAACCTCTCACAGCTCTCAAGTGATGCCCTCAGAGGTCTTCCTAACCTCAAAGAATTGCACCTTGCTGGCAACAGGATTGACAGCTTGAGCCCTGGGCTCCTGATGTCCACACCTGCCCTGGAGGTGCTGGATCTGACAGGTAATGCCCTGACTGGGCTACCCAGTGGACTCTTCAGGAACTCAGAAGCTCTCCACTCCTTGGTACTTAAAGGAAACAAACTGAACACTCTCCAGGTGGACTGGCTGGAGGGCCTGGTGGCCTTGAATTGGCTGGACGTTTCTGAAAACCAGCTGCAGAAACTGCCCCCAGATCTGCTCCTCAACCTTACCAGGCTGCAGACCCTGGACCTATCTGATAACATGCTGCTGGAGCTACCCTCCAATCTTCTGCAGGGCCTCTCTGCCCTGAAGAAGCTTCACTTGGAAGACAACAAGCTCCAGACTCTGGCTGATGGCACTTTCTCTACCACCCCATACCTGTGTCACCTTTTCCTCCAGGGAAACAGGTTAGACAGCCTGCCTTCCAACATCTTCAGCAACCTGACTGAGCTGGATATGCTTGACCTGTCCAACAACTCACTGGCACAGGTCCCCGATGGGCTATTGGATAGGGTGGGGCTGCCACAGCATCAGATGAAGGATGGATTTGATCTCTCTGGAAATCCTTGGAACTGTGACGAGAAGCTACATGGCCTCTACTCCTGGCTCTTGATCAACCAGGACAGAATGTTCTTCAAGGACAAGACCCTCTGTGTAGGACCCAAAGACCAGGCAGGTCAGAGGCTCCTGGAGGTGGCCAAGAAAAGGGTTTCTCCCAAGCAGTAG